The Flavobacterium jumunjinense genome includes a region encoding these proteins:
- a CDS encoding 3-hydroxyacyl-CoA dehydrogenase/enoyl-CoA hydratase family protein: MKRNIKKVAVIGSGIMGSGIACHFANIGVEVLLLDIVPRELTEVEQKKGLTLESKAVRNRLVNDHLTHALKSKPSPIYHPSFANRITTGNTTDDMKKITDVDWIIEVVVERLDIKKLVFEQVEKFRKPGTLITSNTSGIPINFMSEGRSEDFQKHFCGTHFFNPARYLKLFEIIPGPQTSNEVLDFLNGYGEKFLGKTSVIAKDTPAFIGNRIGIFGIQSLFHQVKEMGLTVEEVDKLTGPVIGRPKSATFRTVDVVGLDTLVHVANGIYENCPNDESHDLFKLPAFVNTMMENKWLGSKTGQGFYKKEGKEILTLDLDTLEYRASKKASFATLELTKTIDKPIDRFKVLVKGKDKAGDFYRKNFASMFQYCSNRIPEITEDFYKIDDAMKAGFGWENGPFEIWDAIGVEKGIELMKAEGYTPAAWVNDMIASGTISFYSVKDGATHFYSITNKKVEKIPGQDAFIILNNIRESKKVWNNSDSIITDLGDGIINLEFTSKMNSIGAGVLQGINKAIDIAEKEYNGLVIGNQGSNFSVGANLGMIFMMAVEQEYDELNMAIKMFQDTMMRCRYSAIPVIAAPHGMTLGGGCELTMHADRAVAAAETYIGLVEFGVGVIPGGGGSKEMALRAADLFRKNDVELNVLQEYFLTVGMAKVATSAHEAFDLGVLQKGRDLVVVNKDRQIATAKQVALQMAEQGYTQAPKRKDIKVLGKQALGMFLVGTDSMEAGKYISEHDKKIANKLAYVMAGGDLSEPTLVTEQYLLDLEREAFLSLTGERKSLERIQHMLTKGKPLRN, encoded by the coding sequence ATGAAACGAAATATTAAAAAAGTAGCTGTTATTGGTTCAGGAATTATGGGAAGCGGAATCGCTTGCCACTTTGCCAATATTGGTGTTGAAGTTTTACTTTTAGACATAGTTCCAAGAGAATTGACAGAAGTAGAACAAAAAAAGGGGTTAACTCTAGAGAGTAAAGCCGTTAGAAATCGTTTAGTAAACGATCATTTAACACATGCATTAAAATCGAAACCCTCTCCTATTTATCATCCAAGTTTTGCCAATAGAATTACAACAGGTAACACTACAGATGATATGAAAAAAATAACAGATGTAGATTGGATTATTGAAGTTGTAGTTGAACGATTAGATATTAAAAAACTAGTTTTTGAACAAGTTGAAAAATTCAGAAAACCAGGTACTTTAATTACTTCAAATACTTCTGGTATTCCTATTAATTTCATGAGTGAAGGAAGAAGTGAAGATTTTCAAAAACACTTTTGTGGAACCCACTTTTTCAATCCAGCACGTTACTTAAAATTATTCGAAATCATTCCTGGTCCACAAACTTCAAATGAAGTATTAGATTTCTTAAATGGTTATGGTGAAAAATTCTTAGGAAAAACTTCGGTTATTGCTAAAGATACTCCTGCTTTTATCGGAAATAGAATTGGAATCTTCGGAATTCAAAGTTTATTCCACCAGGTAAAAGAAATGGGGTTAACCGTTGAAGAAGTTGACAAATTAACAGGTCCAGTTATTGGCCGTCCAAAATCAGCTACTTTTAGGACGGTTGACGTTGTTGGTTTAGATACATTAGTACACGTTGCTAATGGAATTTATGAGAATTGTCCAAACGACGAATCACATGATTTATTCAAATTACCTGCATTTGTTAACACAATGATGGAAAATAAATGGTTGGGTAGTAAAACAGGACAAGGTTTCTATAAAAAAGAAGGTAAAGAGATTTTAACTTTAGATTTAGATACATTAGAATATCGAGCGAGTAAAAAAGCTTCTTTTGCGACTTTAGAATTAACCAAAACAATAGACAAACCTATTGATAGATTCAAAGTATTAGTAAAAGGAAAAGATAAAGCAGGAGATTTCTACAGAAAGAACTTTGCTTCAATGTTCCAATACTGTTCAAACCGTATTCCAGAAATCACTGAAGATTTTTACAAAATTGACGATGCTATGAAAGCTGGTTTCGGTTGGGAAAATGGTCCATTCGAAATTTGGGATGCAATCGGTGTTGAAAAAGGAATTGAATTAATGAAAGCAGAAGGTTACACACCTGCAGCTTGGGTTAATGACATGATTGCTTCTGGAACAATTTCTTTCTATTCTGTAAAAGATGGTGCAACTCACTTCTACTCTATTACAAATAAAAAAGTAGAAAAAATTCCTGGTCAAGATGCATTTATCATCTTAAATAACATTCGCGAAAGCAAAAAAGTTTGGAATAATAGCGATTCTATCATTACAGATTTAGGAGACGGAATTATCAATTTAGAATTTACTTCAAAAATGAATTCTATTGGTGCTGGTGTTCTTCAAGGAATTAATAAAGCAATTGATATTGCTGAAAAAGAATATAACGGTTTAGTTATTGGAAATCAAGGATCTAATTTTTCTGTAGGAGCAAATTTAGGAATGATTTTCATGATGGCTGTAGAGCAAGAATATGACGAATTGAACATGGCTATCAAAATGTTCCAAGACACTATGATGCGTTGTCGTTACTCTGCAATTCCAGTAATTGCTGCTCCTCACGGAATGACACTTGGTGGTGGTTGTGAACTTACAATGCATGCTGATAGAGCTGTTGCTGCTGCTGAAACCTATATTGGTTTAGTAGAGTTTGGAGTTGGTGTAATCCCTGGTGGTGGTGGTTCTAAAGAAATGGCTTTAAGAGCTGCAGATTTATTCCGCAAAAATGATGTTGAATTAAATGTACTTCAAGAATATTTCTTAACAGTAGGTATGGCTAAAGTGGCTACTTCTGCTCATGAAGCATTCGATTTAGGAGTTTTACAAAAGGGTAGAGACTTAGTTGTTGTAAATAAAGATCGCCAAATTGCTACTGCAAAACAAGTAGCATTACAAATGGCTGAACAAGGATACACACAAGCTCCAAAAAGAAAAGATATTAAAGTACTTGGAAAACAAGCTTTAGGTATGTTCTTAGTTGGAACAGATAGTATGGAAGCTGGAAAGTATATTTCTGAGCACGATAAGAAAATTGCTAATAAATTAGCTTACGTTATGGCTGGTGGAGACTTATCTGAACCAACATTAGTAACAGAGCAATATTTATTAGATCTTGAAAGAGAAGCATTTTTATCACTTACAGGTGAAAGAAAATCTTTAGAAAGAATCCAACACATGTTAACTAAAGGGAAACCGTTAAGAAACTAA